In Bacillus sp. NP247, one DNA window encodes the following:
- a CDS encoding autorepressor SdpR family transcription factor produces the protein MNQAFKALADPTRRKILDLLKEGDLTAGEIAEQFNMTKPSISHHLSALKNAELIQDEKKGQFVVYSLNTTVFQDLLTWVFTFTNKGEEGK, from the coding sequence TTGAACCAAGCATTCAAAGCATTAGCAGACCCAACAAGGCGAAAAATTTTAGATTTATTAAAAGAAGGCGATTTAACTGCTGGTGAGATTGCTGAACAGTTCAATATGACAAAGCCAAGTATTTCACATCATTTAAGTGCGCTTAAAAATGCTGAACTTATTCAAGATGAAAAGAAAGGGCAATTCGTTGTGTATTCTTTGAACACAACTGTATTTCAGGATTTATTGACTTGGGTGTTTACGTTTACGAATAAGGGGGAAGAGGGGAAATGA
- a CDS encoding response regulator transcription factor, giving the protein MYKILIVEDDPNISSLLQSHIQKYGYDAVVAENFDDIMESFNAVKPHLVLLDVNLPKFDGFYWCRQIRHESTCPIIFISARAGEMEQIMAIESGADDYITKPFHYDVVMAKIKGQLRRIYGDYAPNISERIVEVEGLKLFPERPEIHFGAEQVLLTKKEAILAEMLLSKFPRTASREDLLAALWDDESFVEENTLNVNITRLRKKFNELGIENAIETVRGLGYRFNATWSE; this is encoded by the coding sequence ATGTATAAAATTTTAATCGTTGAAGACGATCCAAATATTTCATCATTACTGCAATCTCACATTCAAAAATACGGCTATGATGCTGTTGTTGCAGAGAACTTCGATGATATTATGGAATCGTTTAATGCCGTGAAACCACATCTTGTTTTACTTGATGTAAACTTACCGAAATTTGATGGATTCTACTGGTGCCGTCAAATTCGTCATGAATCTACTTGTCCAATTATTTTCATTTCGGCTCGTGCTGGTGAAATGGAACAAATTATGGCGATTGAAAGCGGTGCGGATGATTACATTACGAAACCGTTCCACTATGACGTTGTAATGGCAAAAATTAAAGGGCAATTACGCCGTATTTACGGTGATTATGCACCAAATATTTCTGAACGTATCGTTGAGGTTGAAGGACTAAAACTATTCCCTGAGCGTCCAGAAATTCATTTTGGAGCTGAGCAAGTTCTTTTAACAAAGAAAGAAGCTATTTTAGCAGAAATGCTATTATCTAAATTCCCACGTACAGCGAGCCGTGAAGATTTACTAGCCGCTCTTTGGGATGACGAAAGCTTCGTTGAGGAAAATACATTAAACGTAAACATCACGCGTCTTCGTAAAAAGTTCAATGAGCTTGGTATTGAAAATGCTATTGAAACAGTACGTGGACTTGGGTATCGTTTTAACGCAACTTGGAGTGAATAA
- a CDS encoding HAMP domain-containing sensor histidine kinase, whose translation MKLFLRDHFAFFLLYVLNFGIIFVLYDAVDGFQNNKFYFIVLSLYLFICFLAYRYVRNRRMYHRLSEPPEKMEDAFIERATAPMPHGVNELVRTQYRLFQKDLQTFEVKQQEHQLFINHWVHQMKTPVSVMQLMVLEMEDEHLIPQFKKELERLNQGLDMALYMARLNNFHEDFHVETVSLKDAVTKNINGLKELFIRNGVFPVLEVHSDLKVASDAKWLNFIIYQLMTNAVRYSGERGKKVFLSAYRNGKDIILEVRDEGVGIPQEDVRRVFEPFYTGKNGRTFGESTGMGLYIVSKICDYLGHSVKLDSEVGKGTTIKIIFHNAANNQAENTEKVAEA comes from the coding sequence ATGAAGTTATTTTTACGTGATCATTTTGCATTTTTCCTACTATATGTATTAAACTTCGGAATCATTTTCGTTCTTTATGATGCAGTAGACGGATTTCAAAATAATAAGTTTTACTTCATCGTTTTAAGCTTATACTTATTCATCTGTTTCCTCGCTTATCGTTACGTTCGTAACCGTAGAATGTATCACAGATTAAGTGAACCACCAGAGAAAATGGAAGATGCATTTATTGAAAGAGCGACTGCGCCTATGCCCCACGGTGTAAATGAGCTCGTTCGTACGCAATATCGTCTATTCCAAAAAGACCTACAAACATTTGAAGTAAAACAACAAGAACACCAATTATTTATTAACCACTGGGTACATCAAATGAAAACGCCCGTTTCTGTTATGCAACTTATGGTGCTTGAAATGGAAGATGAACATTTAATCCCGCAATTTAAAAAAGAGTTAGAGCGACTAAATCAAGGACTCGATATGGCTTTATACATGGCAAGATTGAACAACTTCCATGAAGACTTCCATGTTGAGACTGTTTCATTAAAAGATGCTGTAACAAAAAATATTAACGGATTAAAAGAGCTATTCATTCGAAACGGGGTCTTCCCTGTTTTAGAAGTTCATTCAGATTTAAAAGTTGCTTCTGATGCGAAATGGCTAAATTTCATCATTTATCAGTTGATGACAAATGCTGTTCGTTATTCTGGTGAACGCGGAAAGAAAGTTTTCTTATCAGCTTATCGAAATGGAAAAGATATCATTTTGGAAGTTCGTGATGAGGGCGTTGGTATTCCGCAAGAAGATGTTCGAAGAGTATTTGAACCATTTTACACTGGGAAAAATGGTCGTACATTCGGAGAATCTACTGGTATGGGACTTTATATCGTAAGTAAAATTTGTGATTATTTAGGTCATTCTGTAAAACTAGACTCTGAAGTTGGTAAAGGAACGACGATTAAAATCATCTTCCACAACGCTGCAAACAATCAAGCAGAAAATACGGAGAAGGTGGCCGAAGCATGA